TCTGGAGCGGGTGGAGCGGAAGCTGCTCGCGTTGTGGGAGGCGATCCGGTCGGCGACGGAGACGGGTGACTGGCGGCCGCGGCCGACGAAGCTGTGCGGTTGGTGCGATCACCAGGCGCACTGTCCGGAGTTCGGGGGCACTCCCCCGCCGTATCCGCTGCCGGTGAGGGTGCCCGATCCGCAGGCGGGTGAGCAGGGCAGAATGGGGCCGGGCTAGCTAAGGAGTTTCACGTGGCCATCCGTGTCCTACTGGTCGACGACCAGCCGCTGCTGCGTACCGGCTTCCGGATGATTCTGGAGGCGGAGCAGGACATCGCGGTCGTCGGTGAGGCCGGAGACGGTCTTCAGGCTCTGGACCAGGTGCGGGCGTTGCAGCCCGATGTGGTGCTGATGGACATCCGGATGCCGCGGATGGACGGGGTGGAGGCGACCCGGCAGATCACCGGTCCCGGGCGGGACGGTCCTGCGAAGGTGCTGGTGCTGACGACGTTCGATCTGGACGAGTACGTGGTGGAGGCGTTGCGGGCGGGGGCCAGTGGCTTTCTGCTGAAGGACGCTCCGGCGAACGAGTTGGTGCAGGCGATCCGGGTGGTCGCGGCGGGTGAGGCGATGTTGGCGCCGAGCATCACGCGGCGGTTGCTGGACAAGTACGCGACGCATCTGCCGTCGGGGGACGAGCCGGTTCCGGACACGCTGCACACGCTCACCGACCGTGAGGTGGAGGTGTTGAAGCTGGTGGCGCGCGGGTTGTCGAACGCGGAGATCGCGGCGGATCTCTTCGTGAGCGAGACGACCGTGAAGACGCATGTGGGTCATGTGCTGACGAAGTTGGGGATCAGGGACCGGGTGCAGGCGGCGGTGTACGCGTACGAGAGCGGTCTGGTGCGTCCTGGCGCGCAGTGAGGCGCGGTGGTCGCGGGCTCTTTGAGGGGCGCGTGATCGTGGATGAGGGGCCCCACCCGGTCGGGTGGGGCCCCTCATGTGTCAGGCGTGGTGGTGCGGGTGGCGGGTCAGCCGGCGACGCCTCGGCCCAGCTCCCAGAGCTGGAGCGTGGAGGAGGAGTTGAGGGCGTAGGCGGTGCCGGTGATGTCGTCGCGGGCGGCGACGTACTGCTTGCCCTGCCACAGCGGGAGGAAGGGGATGTCGTCGGCGACGAGGTCCTGGATCTCGGTGAGTGTCGTCGAGGCCGAGAGGCGGTCGGCGGCGCGGCGGGACTCGGGGATCAGGTTGTTGATGATCTTGTTGTTGCGGTAGGGCGAGTTGAGGAAGTTGTCCTTGTCGAGGAAGGGCGCGACGTAGCTGTCGGCGTCGGGGAAGTCGGGGAACCAGCCCATGCCCCAGACGTCGTACTCGCCCTTGCGTTCGGCGGGGACGAAGGTATCCCAGGAGGTGCCCTTGATGGTGATGTCGAAGAGGCCGCTGCTGTTGAGCTGCTGCTGGAGCTGCTCGAACTCCTTCTTGGTGACCGCGCCGTAGTGGTCGGTGGTGTAGTTCAGGGTGAGCTTGACCGGCGTGTCGATGTTGGCGGCGGCGAGGGTGTTCTTCGCCTTGGTGGCGCTGGGGTCGCCGTACTTGTTGAAGAAGGAGTTGGAGTGGCCGGTGATGCTCGCCGGGACCATCGAGTAGAGCGGCTCGGCCTGTGATCCGTAGACCTTGGCGACGAGTTCGGGCCGGTTGATGAGTTCGGCCATCGCCTGGCGGACGGCCTTGTTCTTGACCGTGGGCGCGTTGGTGTTGAAGGCGAGGTAGCGGATCTCGAGGCCGGCCATCTCGACGAGGTCGACGTCGCCGTCGGTCGAGGTGGAGAGCTTCTGGACCTGTTCGGGCGTCATGCTGCGGGTCATGACGTCGACGTCGCCCTTGTTGAGGGCGGTGCCCATGGTGTCGGCGTCCTCGAAGGACACCATGTCCACCTTGTTGTTCTTGACCTTCAGGGCGCCCTTGTAGTGGGGGTTCTTGGTGAAGGTGGCCTTGACCATCACGTCGCCCTTGACCTCGGCCTTCATCGTGTAGGGGCCGGAGCCGTCGATGTCGAAGCCGTCGCGGAGCTTGTCCTTCTGGTAGTCGTCGGGGTTCACGATGCCGGCGACGGGGGTGGACAGCTTGTACGGGAACGTCGCGTCGGCGGTCTTGAGGTGGAAGACCACTTCGCGGTCGCCGGAGGTCTCGACGGTGTCGATGGTCGACAGGAGCGCGAAGACGCCGGAGTCGGACTTGATGGCCCGTGCGCGGTCGATGGAGAACTTCACGTCGGCCGCGGTGATGGCGTTGCCGTCGGAGAACTTCAGTCCTTCGCGGAGCTTGCAGGCGTAGCGCTCGTTGCCGGTGTCGGTGAAGCCGCAGCTCTCGGCGGCCTCGGGGACCGGGTCGCCGTCGCCCTTGGGCTGGACCATGAGGGTCTGGACCGTCTGGCGGAGGATGTTCCAGGTGCCGACGTCGTACGAGTACGCGGGGTCCACCGGCGCGGGGGCGTCCTTGGTGGCGGTGAACCGGTCCGTGGTGCCCACGACGATCGCATCGCCGCCACCGCTCCCGCTGCCGGACCCGCCGCAGGCTGCGAGCACCGGCGCGAGCAGACCGACCACGGCCGGCAGCACCAAAGTCTTGCGGTTCATGCTCGTTTTTCTCCAGAGCTGTCGAGTCCGTGTATCCGGCATGCAAGGGGTGTCGCGGGCGGATCACGGGGTAAGGGCGATGTTCTCGCGTCGAGATTAGTCGGCGGCGGCGCGGGGTTCGGCGGGGAGTGGACTTGAGCTGCCATCACGCTGCGGAACCGGCCGTGGACGGACTGAAAACCCGTCAGCGGAAGGATTAGTGCAGCGTTCCATCAATCGGGACACAAGGGCGTGTCGGCGCTGCCCGAATCGGGGTGAACAGCACATGCCTCCGCGGCTGTCGACCCCCAGGAACGTGGGGAAGCTCACAAGAACCAACGCCGTTGCGGTGTACCGGAATTCAGCCATCCGTCGGGATTCGAATTCCGGTGAGCCCGGGTGCGGGAATTATCTCGCTATCGGCGCCGCACGCTGGGTGAACGCTCGGCGCATTTCCGTCATGGGGCGGCGATCAGACCGCGCAGAAAAGCCAGGTCGACCTGTTCGAGGGAGGCGACGACGGTGCGGCGCGCGGCGGGGTCGATGGGGGCGAGGGACGGTACCGCGACGACGTGGCAGCCGGCCGCCTCGGCGGAGGCGACGCCGGTGGCGGTGTCCTCGATGACCGCGCATCTGGCCGGATCCACTCCGAGCCCGGCGGCAGCGGCGAGGTAGGGGTCGGGGTGCGGTTTGGTGCGGGGGACCTCGTCGCCCGCGACGGTGAGGGTGAAGTGGCGGGCGCCGAGGGAGCTGATCACGCGGTCGATGATGCGGCGGTGGGAGGCGGAGACCAGGGCGGTGGGGATGCCGTGTCCGGAGAGTTCGGCGAGCAGCCGGGCGGCGCCGGGCATGAGCGGCAGGGTCCGTCCGATGCGGGCCTCGAATCCGTCGTTGAGGAGCACGGACAGTTCGGCGAAGGTGATGTCGGCGCCGGTGGCCTCGATGAGGAAGCCGGCGCTGCGGGTCATGGGGCCGCCGACGACGATGTGGCGCCATGCCGCGTCGAGGGTGTGGCCGAGCCGGCGGAAGATCTCCACCTCGACGTCCCACCAGAAGCCCTCGGTGTCGACCAGGGTGCCGTCCATGTCGAGGAGGACGGCCTGGAGTGCCGAGCCTTCGGCTGTTCGGGTGACGGGCGCGGGGACCGTACTGGTCATCCTGGCGCACCTCCTCGGGGGGCGGTCAGGCCGGTTCCCGTGCGGGAACCGGCCTGCGGTGGACCGACCAGTGTACGGCGTCGCCGGGTGCGGCGCCCGCTGTGTGCGGGGCGCCGGGGTCCTGGCGGGGTCAGCGGGCGTTGAAGTACTTGGCCTCGGGGTGGTGGATGACGATGGCGTCGGTGGACTGCTCGGGGTGGAGCTGAAACTCCTCGGAGAGGTGGACGCCGATCCGTTCGGGTTCCAGGAGGGCGGCGATCTTGGCGCGGTCCTCGAGGTCGGGGCAGGCGCCGTAGCCGAGGGAGAAGCGGGCGCCACGGTACTTGAGGGCGAACATGTCCTCGATGCCGGCCGGGTCCTCGCCCGCGAAGCCGAGTTCGGAGCGGACCCGGGCGTGCCAGTACTCGGCGAGTGCTTCGGCGAGCTGGACGGAGAGGCCGTGCAGTTCGAGGTAGTCGCGGTAGGCGTCGGCTTCGAACATGCGGGCGGTCTCTTCGCCGATGCGGGAGCCGACGGTGACGATCTGGAAGCCGACGACGTCGGTCTCGCCGGACTCCTCCGGGCGGAAGAAGTCGGCGAGGCAGAGGCGGCGGCCGCGGCGCTGGCGGGGGAAGGTGAAGCGGGTGCGTTCGTTGCCCGCGTCGTCGAGGACGATGAGGTCGTCGTCCTTGGAGACGCACGGGAAGTAGCCGTAGACGACGGCCGCTTCGAGGAGGTTGTCGGTCTGGAGGCGGTCGAGGAGGCCGCGGAGGCGGGGCCTGCCCTCGCTCTCGACGAGTTCCTCGTAGCTGGGGCCCTCGCCGGTGCGGGCCTGCTTGAGTCCCCATTGGCCCTTGAAGAGGGCGCCTTCGTCGAGCCAGCTCGCGTACTCCTTGAGCTGGATGCCCTTGATGACGCGGGTGCCGCGGAAGGGCGGCTCGGGGACGGGGTTGTCGGTGGCCACGTCGGAGCGGACGTGTCCTTCCTCGGGGCGTTCCTCGGTCTGGACGGTGGGGGTGGCGCGGACCCGGCGCTGCTTCAGTTCGGGGAGTTTGGCGCCGGGCAGGCCGCGCTTGACGCCGATGAGGGCGTCCATGAGGCGCAGTCCCTCGAACGCGTCGCGGGCGTAGCGGACTTCGCCGCCGTAGAGCTCGTGGAGGTCCTGTTCGACGTAGGCGCGGGTGAGGGCGGCGCCGCCGAGGATGACGGGGTAACTGGTGGCGAGGCCGCGCTGGTTGAGCTCCTCCAGGTTCTCCTTCATGATCACCGTGGATTTGACCAGGAGTCCCGACATGCCGATGACGTCGGCGCGGTGTTCCTGGGCGGCGTCGAGGATCGCGGAGACGGGTTGTTTGATGCCGAGGTTGACGACGTTGTAGCCGTTGTTGGAGAGGATGATGTCGACGAGGTTCTTGCCGATGTCGTGGACGTCGCCGCGGACGGTGGCGAGGACGATGGTGCCCTTGCCCTCGGTGTCGGACTTCTCCATGTGCGGTTCGAGGTGGGCGACCGCGTTCTTCATGACCTCGGCGGACTGGAGGACGAACGGCAGTTGCATCTGGCCCGAGCCGAAGAGTTCGCCGACGACCTTCATGCCGTCCAGGAGGGTGTCGTTGACGATGTCGAGGGCTTTGCGGGTCTCGAGGGCGGCGTCGAGGTCGGCTTCGAGGCCGTTGCGTTCGCCGTCGATGATGCGGCGCTTGAGGCGTTCTTCGAGGGGGAGGGCGGCGAGTTCCTCGGCCTTTCCGGCCCGCAGGGACTTGGCGGTGGCGCCCTCGAACAGGGCCATCAGTTTCTGAAGCGGGTCGTAGCCCTCGGAGCGGCGGTCGTAGACGAGGTCGAGGGCGGTGGTGACCTCTTCCTCGTCGAAGCGGGCGATCGGGAGGATCTTGGAGGCGTGGACGATCGCCGAGTCGAGTCCCGCCTTGACGCATTCGTCGAGGAAGACGGAGTTGAGGAGGATGCGGGCGGCGGGGTTGAGGCCGAAGGAGATGTTCGACAGGCCCAGGGTGGTCTGGACGTCGGGGCGGCGGCGCTTGAGTTCGCGGATGGCCTCGATGGTGGCGATGCCGTCGCCGCGGGACTCCTCCTGGCCGGTGCAGATGGTGAAGGTGAGGGTGTCGATGAGGATGTCGGACTCGTGGATGCCCCAGTTGCCGGTGAGGTCGTCGATGAGGCGTTCGGCGATGGCGACCTTCTTCTCGGGGGTGCGGGCCTGTCCCTCCTCGTCGATGGTCAGCGCGATCAGGGCGGCGCCGTGTTCCTGGGCGAGTTTGGCGACCTGGGCGAAGCGGGAGTCGGGTCCGTCGCCGTCCTCGTAGTTGACGGAGTTGATGACGGCGCGGCCGCCGAGCTTCTCCAGGCCGGCCCTGAGGACGGGGACCTCGGTGGAGTCGAGGACGAGGGGCAGGGTGGAGGCGGTGGCGAAGCGTCCGGCGAGTTCGGCCATGTCGGCGACGCCGTCGCGGCCGACGTAGTCGACGCACAGGTCGAGCATGTGGGCGCCTTCGCGGATCTGGTCGCGGGCCATTTCCACGCAGTCGTCCCAGCGGGCCTCCAGCATGGCCTCGCGGAACTTCTTGGAGCCGTTGGCGTTGGTGCGTTCGCCGATGGCCAGGTAGGAGGTGTCCTGGCGGAAGGGGACGCTCTGGTAGAGGGAGGCGGCGCCGGGTTCGGGGCGCGGGTCGCGTGCGGTGGGGGCGAGGCCGCGGGTCCGTTCGACGACCTGGCGCAGGTGTTCGGGGGTGGTGCCGCAGCAGCCGCCGACCAGGGAGAGGCCGTAGTCGTGGACGAACGTCTCCTGCGCGTCGGCCAGCTCCGGCGCGGTCAGGGGGTAGTGGGCGCCGTCCTTGCCGAGGACGGGCAGACCGGCGTTGGGCATGCAGGAGAGCGGGATGCGGGAGTGCCGGGCGAGGTAGCGCAGGTGCTCGCTCATCTCGGCGGGTCCGGTCGCGCAGTTCAGGCCGATCATGTCGATGCCGAGCGGTTCGAGCGCGGTGAGCGCGGCGCCGATCTCGGAGCCGAGGAGCATGGTGCCGGTGGTCTCGACGGTGACGGAGACGATCAGCGGGGCGTCGAGGCCGGCGATCTCAAGGGCGCGGCGGGCGCCGAGGACGGCGGCCTTGGTCTGCAGGAGGTCCTGGGTGGTCTCGACGAGGAGGGCGTCGGCGCCGCCGGTGAGGAGGCCCTCGGCGTTCTGCTGGTAGGCGTCGCGCAGCAGGGTGTAGGGGGCGTGGCCGAGGGTGGGGAGTTTGGTGCCGGGGCCCATGGAGCCGAGGACCCAGCGGAGGCGGCCGTCGCGGGCGGTGAATTCGTCGGCGACCTCGCGGGCGACGCGGGCGCCGGATTCGGAGAGTTCGTGGACCCGTTCGGGGATGTCGTACTCGCCGAGTGCGGAGTGGTTGGCGCCGAAGGTGTTGGTCTCCACGCAGTCGACGCCGACGGCGAAGTACTCCTCGTGCACGGAGCGCACGATGTCGGGCCGGGTGAGGTTGAGGATCTCGTTGCAGCCTTCGAGGTTCTCGAAGTCGTCGAGGGTGGGCTCCTGTGCCTGGAGCATGGTGCCCATGGCTCCGTCGGCGACCACCACGCGGGTGGCGAGTGCTTCTCGGAGCGCGGACACCCGGGTCCGGCTGTCGGCGGTAGGGGTCAGTGGCGACGAGGCCATGGAGGGGCTCCCTGATGTGCGACGGCTGTCGGCTTCACGTGGCCCGTGGAACTCTCCGCGGTGGGCGCACTCGGCCAGAGTAACCGGGTCGGCGCGGCTGCGGGCACGGCGTCCGGGTGACGGACGAGGATGACGTGCGCGTCGTCGTCGGGATACGAGTACGCGTGGCGGGTGTCGACCGACCATTGGCGGGGAGTCGGCATGGACCGGTAGTGTTCGGCATTGCCGAACGGTGGCCTCGGCGCGGACGCGTCGCGGCCGATGGGGACGGAGGCAGGACGGCGATGGCACGGAACATCCAGTCGCTCGAACGGGCGGCGGCGATGCTGCGGCTGCTCGGCGGCGGCGAGCGGCGGCTCGGCCTGTCGGACATCGCCTCGTCGCTCGGTCTCGCCAAGGGCACCGCCCACGGCATCCTGCGCACTCTCCAGCAGGAGGGGTTCGTGGAGCAGGACGAGGCGTCGGGGCGGTACCAGCTGGGCGCGGAGCTGCTGCGGCTCGGGACCACCTATCTGGACGTGCACGAGCTGCGGGCGCGGGCCCTGGTGTGGACGGACGACCTGGCGCGTTCCAGCGGGGAGAGCGTCTATCTGGGGGTGCTGCACCAGCAGGGGGTGCTGATCGTGCACCACGTCTTCCGGCCGGACGACAGCCGGCAGGTGCTGGAGATCGGCGCGATGCAGCCGTTGCACTCGACGGCGCTCGGCAAGGTGCTGTCGGCGTACGACCCGGTGGCGCACAGCGAGGCGCTGGAGGCGGAGCGGGTGGCGTTCACCGATCGGACGGTGCACGACCTGGGCGCTTTCGAGCAGGTTCTGGATCTCACGCGGGCGCGGGGTTACGCGGCGGACGTGGAGGAGACCTGGGAGGGCGTGGCGTCGGTGGCGGCGCCGGTGCACGACCGGCGGCGGATGCCGGTGGGCGCGGTGGGTGTCACCGGTGCGGTGGAACGGCTCTGTCCCGCGGGTGAGCTGCGTCCCGAGTTGATCGCGGCGGTGCGGGACTGTGCGCGCGCGGTGTCGAGAGACCTGGGTGCCGGGCGTTTCTGATGCCGCGGATGGCGGAAGTCTCCACCGGACCGACCGCTTCTGCCCTCGCCTGATCAGCACGTCGCTCCGAACGACCGGTTCGCCGCCCTGGCGGCCCGGCCGGTCGGCCTGCTCGGCCCCTGCCCGCGCCCTCGCCCCGCCTGTGCCCGTCTCCGCCCTGCCCGTGCCCGGCCTCGGGCTCCGCTCAGGCTCCCGATCCCTCCCCAAGTGGGACATTCGTCATAAAAGCATAGAATGACGTCAGTACAAGATCGATAGCTCACCGCAATCGAAAACGATCGCTCTTTCGACAACAGAACCCTTGACGTGCGCGTGACGCCGGAGCAAGACTCCCGTCCATCGGTCGGCATTGTCGAACACCTACCGGCAATACGCGCTAGAGTGTGACAACGCCAAGGGCCGGCAACGCTCTCACCCACGAGGGCGCCAAACCCCCGAAGGGACTCGGGGTTCGGCTTCCCTGGACGAAGGACAAAGGAGTCGCGGGTGTCCAGCTCCGACATCTTCATCGGCGAGACCATCGGTACCGCCCTACTCATCCTGCTCGGCGGCGGCGTCTGCGCCGCCGTCACCCTCAAGGCCTCCAAGGCCCGCAACGCCGGCTGGCTCGCCATCGCGTTCGGGTGGGGCTTCGCGGTCCTCACGGCCGTCTACGTGTCGACGCCGCTCTCCGGCGCCCACCTCAACCCGGCCGTGACCCTCGCGCTCGCGATCAAGAACGACGACTGGAGCACGCTCCCCGTCTACTGGGGCGGCCAGCTCCTCGGCGCGATGATCGGCGCCCTCCTCGTCTGGATCGCCTACTACGGCCAGTTCCAGGCGCACCTGACGGACAAGGACATCGTCGGCGAGACGCAGCAGCCCGCCAGGGTCAAGTCCGTCGAGGCCGAGGAGAAGGGCGCGGGTCCCGTGCTCGGCATCTTCTCCACGGGCCCCGAGGTCCGCGTCGCCTGGATGAACCTCGCCACCGAGATCATCGGCACGTTCGTCCTGATCATCGCTGTCCTCACGCAGGGCCTCAGCGACGACGGCAAGGGCCTGGGCGCGCTCGGCGGTCTGATCACCGCGCTGGTCGTGACCGCGATCGGCCTCTCCCTCGGTGGCCCCACGGGGTACGCCATCAACCCGGCCCGTGACCTCGGCCCGCGCATCATCCACGCGCTCCTGCCGCTGCCCAACAAGGGCGGTTCCGACTGGCGCTACGCCTGGATCCCGGTGGTCGGCCCGCTGATCGGCGGTGCTCTCGGCGCAGGTCTCTACAACCTGGCCTTCGCCTGACGCACCGGCCGCCCCCAGCAGCAGCACCGACCGTCACCCGTTCGGAACCCCAGGAGTTCACCGTGACCGACGCACACACCGCCGGGCCGTTCATCGCCGCCATCGACCAGGGCACCACCTCGTCGCGCTGCATCGTCTTCGACCGGGACGGACGCATCGTCTCCGTCGACCAGAAGGAGCACGAGCAGATCTTCCCGAAGCCGGGCTGGGTCGAGCACGACGCGAGCGAGATCTGGACCAACGTCCAGGAGGTCGTGGCCGGCGCGATCCAGAAGGCCGGCATCACCCGGGACGACATCAAGGCCATCGGCATCACCAACCAGCGCGAGACGACGCTGCTGTGGGACAAGAACACCGGTGAGCCCGTCCACAACGCCATCGTCTGGCAGGACACCCGCACCGACGCCCTCTGCCGCGAGCTGGGGCGCAACGTCGGCCAGGACCGCTTCCGCCGCCAGACCGGTCTGCCCCTCGCCTCCTACTTCGCCGGGCCCAAGGCCCGCTGGCTGCTCGACAACGTCGAGGGCCTGCGCGAGCGGGCCGAGGCGGGCGACATCCTCTTCGGCACCATGGACAGCTGGGTCATCTGGAACCTCACGGGCGGCGTGAACGGCGGCAAGCACTACACCGACGTCACCAACGCCTCCCGCACCCTGCTGATGAGCCTGCACACCCTGGAGTGGGACGAGAAGATCGCCGAGTCCATCGGGGTGCCGATGGCGATGCTCCCCGAGATCCACTCCTCCGCCGAGGTCTACGGCGAGGTGTCGGGCGGCCCGCTCGGCGAGCTGCTCGGCGGCATCCCGGTCGCCTCCGCGCTCGGCGACCAGCAGGCGGCCCTGTTCGGCCAGACCTGTTTCGCCGAGGGCGAGGCCAAGTCGACGTACGGCACCGGCACCTTCATGCTGATGAACACCGGTGAGCGGATCATCAACTCCTACTCGGGGCTGCTGACCACCGTCGGCTACCGGATCGGCGACCAGAAGCCGGTCTACGCCCTGGAGGGCTCCATCGCCGTCACCGGTTCGCTGGTGCAGTGGATGCGCGACCAGATGGGCCTCATCTCCACCGCCGCCGAGATCGAGACGCTCGCCCTCACCGTCGAGGACAACGGCGGCGCCTACTTCGTACCGGCCTTCTCCGGCCTGTTCGCCCCGTACTGGCGTCCCGACGCCCGCGGTGTGATCACCGGTCTGACCCGGTACGTCACCAAGGCGCACATCGCGCGCGCCGTCCTGGAGGCCACCGCCTGGCAGACCCGTGACGTCAGCGACGCCATGACCAAGGACTCGGGCGTGGAACTCACCGCCCTCAAGGTCGACGGCGGTATGACCTCGAACAATCTGCTGATGCAGACCCTCGCCGACGTCCTGGACGCACCCGTGGTGCGCCCGATGGTCGCCGAGACCACCTGCCTCGGCGCCGCCTACGCCGCCGGTCTCGCCGTCGGCTTCTGGTCGAGCACCGACGACCTGCGCGCCAACTGGCGCAGGGCCGCGGAGTGGACCCCCAACATGGCCGCGGAGACCCGCGACCGCGAGTACAAGAGCTGGCTCAAGGCCGTCGAGCGGACCATGGGCTGGCTCGAGGACGAGAACTAGCCGAGAGCCGGTCGCGCACCGGCCGAGCGCCGGCCACCCGCCGGCCACGGCCGGCCGCGACCGTCGCAGGACGTCGAGGAGTTAGAACCCCACATGACCAGTCAGCCCACCCTGAAGTCCGTGCCTGCCCTGGGCATACGCCCGGCCTCCGGCTCGAACCCGAGCCGCGCCGAGACCCGGGAGCAGCTCGCCAAGGCGTCGTACGACCTGCTCGTGATCGGCGGCGGCATCCTGGGCATCTCCACCGCCTGGCACGCCGCGCAGTCCGGGCTCCGGGTGGCCCTGGTCGACGCCGGTGACTTCGCCGGCGCCACCTCCTCCGCCTCCTCCAAGCTGCTCCACGGCGGTCTGCGCTACCTCCAGACCGGCGCGGTGAAGCTGGTCGCGGAGAACCACTTCGAACGGCGTGCCGTCTCCCGCCAGGTCGCCCCGCACCTGGCGAACCCGCTCACCTTCTACCTGCCGGTGTACAAGGGCGGCCCGCACGGCGCGGCCAAGCTCGGCGCGGGTGTCTTCGCCTACTCGGCGCTCTCCGCGTTCGGTGACGGCGTCGGCCACCTCCTCTCCCCCGCCAAGGCCGCGCAGGACGTGCCCGAGCTGCGGACCGAGAACCTCAAGGCCGTGGCCGTGTACGGCGACGACCAGATGAACGACGCGCGGATGGCGCTGATGACGGTCCGCGCGGCCGTCGAGGCAGGCGCCGTCGTCCTCAACCACGCCGAGGTCACCGGGCTGCGCTTCACCGACGGCCGGGTGACGGGCGCGGAGCTGCGCGACGCCACCTCGGGTGACGAGTTCGGCGTCAACGCCCGTCTGGTGCTGAACGCGACCGGCCCGTGGGTGGACCACCTGCGCCGGATGGAGGACCCGAAGGCGGCGCCGTCGATCCGGCTGTCCAAGGGCGCCCACCTGGTCCTGAAGCGGACGGCGCCCTGGAAGGCCGCGCTGGCCACGCCGATCGACAAGTACCGGATCACGTTCGCCCTCCCCTGGGAGGACATGCTGCTGCTCGGCACCACCGACGAGGAGTACGAGGGCGACCCCGCGGACGTCGCCGTCAACGACAAGGACATCACGCAGATCCTCGACGAGGCCGCGTTCTCCGTCCGTGACCAGCAGCTGGACCGGGATCTCATCACCTACGCGTTCGCGGGGCTGCGGGTGCTGCCCGGCGGTCCCGGCAGCACCGCGAAGGCGAAGCGGGAGACGGTGGTCACCGAGGGGCGGGGCGGGATGCTGTCCGTGGCGGGCGGCAAGTGGACGACGTTCCGGCACATCGGCCGCACCGTGATGAAGAAGCTGGAGGCGCTGCCCGGCCACCCGCTGGGCGACGGCTTCGAGCCGATCTCCGCGCTGCCGAGGAAGCTGCCGCTGCCCGGCGTCGCCAACCCGCGCGCGGTCGCCCACCGGCTGCTGGTGGACAACCCGGCGTCGGGACCGCGGATGGCCGCCGACACGGCCAGGCACCTGGCGACCCACTACGGTTCGCTGGCCTTCGACATCGCCCGGCTGGCGAACGAGAGCCCGGAGCTGGCCGAGCGGGTCCACCCGGACGCCCCGGAGATCTGGGCGCAGGTCGTCTACGCCCGCGACCAGGAGTGGGCCGAGACCCAGGACGACGTGCTGCGCCGCCGCACCACGCTGACGATCCGCGGTCTGGCCACGGACGAGATCCGGGCGCGGGTCCAGGACGTGCTCGACCGGAAGTAGACCCGCGCGCCCGCCCTCTCCCTCCTGGGGCGGGCGCGCTGCCCAGGGGCCGTTCCACGTCGGTGGAGCGGCCCCTTCCGCGTGGCCGCCCGGCCGCGCCTCCGCCCGCCCCCCGAACACGTCCGCGCGCTGCTCCGTCCGGGGTTGGAAGGGGCGGTCAGCGGCCGGTGGGGGCGTTAGAACGGGGGTTCCGGCGGGGCCGGGCGGCATGGGGCACACCCGGGAGCGGCGTATGCGAGGCGGTTGGCAGGGGGTGCGGGTCCGGCGGCGGCTGGGGCTCGCGGTGTGCGGGGTGACGCTGGTCGCGCTGGCGGGGGTGCTGCGGCTGTGGTGGCGGGACGCGGCGACCGCCGGTGTCCTGGTCTCCGCGATCGGGGCGTTCGTGTCGGTGCTCGCCCTGGTCGGCGACTTTCTGCGGGGTGACGGGGAGGTCTCGGCGCGGTCGGCGCGGGAGCGCGGGCGGGCGGCGGCCGACGCGCTCGCCGACGCCGTGCGGGTCCAGTGGTCGGCCGAGGCGCGGCTCAGGCGGCTGGGCGATCCGGCGCCGTTGGAGGTGCGGTGGACGGTGGCCGACCGGCGGCTCGCCGACCATCCGCGCAACGTCCGCAGGGCCCGTCCGCTGCCGGCCCAGCGGGCCGGCCGGCTCGACGACGTCATCGCGGAGTTCGCCGCGCTGCCGGGCCGGCGGATGGTGGTGCTCGGCGGTCCCGGGTCGGGCAAGAGCGTGCTGGCGATGCGGTTCGTGCTGGCCAGGCTCGCGGAGCGGGCGCCGGGCGGGCCGGTGCCGGTGATCTTCCCGATGGCGGGGTGGGACCCGTGGACGACGGGGCTGCGGGACTGGCTGGCC
The sequence above is a segment of the Streptomyces griseoviridis genome. Coding sequences within it:
- the glpK gene encoding glycerol kinase GlpK; translated protein: MTDAHTAGPFIAAIDQGTTSSRCIVFDRDGRIVSVDQKEHEQIFPKPGWVEHDASEIWTNVQEVVAGAIQKAGITRDDIKAIGITNQRETTLLWDKNTGEPVHNAIVWQDTRTDALCRELGRNVGQDRFRRQTGLPLASYFAGPKARWLLDNVEGLRERAEAGDILFGTMDSWVIWNLTGGVNGGKHYTDVTNASRTLLMSLHTLEWDEKIAESIGVPMAMLPEIHSSAEVYGEVSGGPLGELLGGIPVASALGDQQAALFGQTCFAEGEAKSTYGTGTFMLMNTGERIINSYSGLLTTVGYRIGDQKPVYALEGSIAVTGSLVQWMRDQMGLISTAAEIETLALTVEDNGGAYFVPAFSGLFAPYWRPDARGVITGLTRYVTKAHIARAVLEATAWQTRDVSDAMTKDSGVELTALKVDGGMTSNNLLMQTLADVLDAPVVRPMVAETTCLGAAYAAGLAVGFWSSTDDLRANWRRAAEWTPNMAAETRDREYKSWLKAVERTMGWLEDEN
- a CDS encoding glycerol-3-phosphate dehydrogenase/oxidase; protein product: MTSQPTLKSVPALGIRPASGSNPSRAETREQLAKASYDLLVIGGGILGISTAWHAAQSGLRVALVDAGDFAGATSSASSKLLHGGLRYLQTGAVKLVAENHFERRAVSRQVAPHLANPLTFYLPVYKGGPHGAAKLGAGVFAYSALSAFGDGVGHLLSPAKAAQDVPELRTENLKAVAVYGDDQMNDARMALMTVRAAVEAGAVVLNHAEVTGLRFTDGRVTGAELRDATSGDEFGVNARLVLNATGPWVDHLRRMEDPKAAPSIRLSKGAHLVLKRTAPWKAALATPIDKYRITFALPWEDMLLLGTTDEEYEGDPADVAVNDKDITQILDEAAFSVRDQQLDRDLITYAFAGLRVLPGGPGSTAKAKRETVVTEGRGGMLSVAGGKWTTFRHIGRTVMKKLEALPGHPLGDGFEPISALPRKLPLPGVANPRAVAHRLLVDNPASGPRMAADTARHLATHYGSLAFDIARLANESPELAERVHPDAPEIWAQVVYARDQEWAETQDDVLRRRTTLTIRGLATDEIRARVQDVLDRK